One part of the Aspergillus fumigatus Af293 chromosome 7, whole genome shotgun sequence genome encodes these proteins:
- the aspB gene encoding septin AspB — MASPSSPANGTPASVKESSPAPSSPGSPYVERSNPMGAGNAQTVSSKDPKAVAQAATDMKNVVRRKLTGYVGFANLPNQWHRKSVRKGFNFNVMVVGESGLGKSTLVNTLFNTSLYPPKERTGPSHDIIPKTVSIQSISADIEENGVRLRLTVVDTPGFGDFVNNDDSWRPIVENIEQRYDAYLEAENKVNRTNIVDNRIHACVYFIQPTGHSLKPLDIEVMRRLHTKVNLIPVIAKADTLTDEEISLFKQRILADIQHHSIQIFEGPRYELDDEETIAENQEIMSKVPFAVVGANTEVTTADGRKVRGRSYPWGVIEVDNEEHCDFVKLRQMLIRTHMEELKEHTNNWLYENYRSDKLTQMGVAQDPSVFKEVNPAVKQEEERALHEQKLAKMEAEMKMVFQQKVAEKESKLKQSEDELYARHREMKDQLERQRQELEEKKARLESGRPIEEKGKRKGFSLR, encoded by the exons CCCGCATCTGTCAAGGAATCATCACCTGCACCTAGCAGCCCAGGATCTCCTTACGTTGAGCGTAGCAACCCCATGGGTGCTGGCAACGCTCAGACAGTTAGCTCTAAGGATCCAAAAGCTGTGGCTCAAGCTGCCACGGACATGAAGAACGTCGTTCGCCGCAAACTGACTGGCTACGTTGGTTTCGCCAATTTGCCCAACCAATGGCACCGCAAGAGTGTGCGCAAAGGATTCAACTTCAACGTAATGGTTGTTG GTGAATCGGGTCTTGGAAAGTCGACTCTCGTCAACACTTTGTTCAACACCTCCCTCTACCCTCCCAAGGAGCGTACCGGCCCGAGTCACGACATCATCCCCAAGACAGTATCTATCCAATCCATCAGTGCAGATATCGAGGAAAATGGCGTGCGTCTTCGCTTGACTGTGGTCGACACTCCGGGCTTCGGTGATTTTGTCAACAACGATGACTCGTGGCGCCCTATCGTCGAAAACATCGAGCAGAGATACGATGCCTACTTGGAGGCGGAGAACAAGGTTAACCGCACAAACATTGTTGATAACCGTATCCACGCCTGTGTCTATTTCATCCAGCCCACCGGCCACTCGCTGAAGCCCCTCGACATTGAGGTCATGCGTAGACTGCACACCAAGGTCAACCTCATTCCTGTCATTGCCAAAGCCGATACATTGACCGACGAGGAGATTTCCCTCTTCAAGCAGAGA ATTCTCGCAGATATCCAGCACCATTCGATTCAGATATTCGAGGGACCCCGCTATGAGcttgacgacgaggagaccATTGCCGAGAACCAAGAGATTATGTCCAAAGTTCCTTTCGCTGTTGTTGGTGCCAACACCGAGGTCACCACAGCTGATGGCCGTAAGGTGCGCGGTCGTAGCTATCCTTGGGGCGTCATTGAGGTCGACAACGAGGAACACTGCGACTTTGTTAAACTGCGTCAGATGCTGATCCGTACTCATATGGAAGAGCTCAAGGAGCACACCAATAATTGGCTTTACGAAAATTACCGGTCCGACAAGCTTACCCAAATGGGTGTCGCCCAGGACCCAAGCGTGTTCAAGGAGGTCAACCCGGCAGTCAAGCAAGAGGAAGAGCGTGCTTTGCACGAGCAAAAACTCGCCAAGATGGAGGcagagatgaagatggtcttccagcagaaggttgcagagaaggaaagCAAGCTGAAACAGAGCGAGGACGAATTATACGCGCGACATCGCGAAATGAAGGACCAACTGGAACGCCAACGCCaggagctggaagagaagaaggcccGACTCGAGAGTGGAAGGCCAATCgaagagaaggggaagaggaagggcTTTTCTCTTCGTTAA
- a CDS encoding putative mitochondrial carrier protein, whose protein sequence is MSLTSRLLGLFSTTETSTTDSPTSSSFLLNTKSGGNNASRNASPMRRENGAVRRDALMDEEEEPRPPYLHAMLAGGTGGTCGDMLMHSLDTVKTRQQGDPSFPPKYTSMTSSYATIYRQEGFFRGLYGGVTPALLGSFPGTVIFFGTYEFTKRWLLDAGINANVAYLSGGFIADLAASVVYVPSEVLKTRLQLQGRYNNPYFNSGYNYRSTSDALRTIIRQEGFSALFYGYKATIFRDLPFSALQFAFYEQEHRLAKEWVGSRDIGLGLEILTAVTAGGMAGVITCPMDVVKTRIQTQQNPDAVKPSSASSKGPVEHASTKETLRQHTSNQTTSSLRTRSRPISTGGASTSVRPPGTPRLDTSSFFTGLKVIYQTEGFSGWFRGVGPRGVWTSIQSGTMLVMYQYLLKQLEAWQTTGETGPL, encoded by the exons ATGAGCTTGACCTCGCGTCTCTTAGGCCTGTTTTCGACGACAGAGACATCTACAACTGATTCGCccacatcgtcatcattttTGCTGAACACCAAGAGCGGCGGCAATAATGCTTCTCGGAATGCTAGTCCGATGAGGAGGGAAAACGGTGCCGTACGACGAGATGCTttgatggatgaagaggaggagcccCGGCCTCCATATCTACAT GCAATGCTTGCCGGAGGTACCGGAGGCACTTGCGGCGATATGCTTATGCATTCGCTAGATACGGTTAAGACCCGGCAACAAGGCGACCCTAGTTTTCCTCCGAAGTATACCTCCATGACCTCATCGTATGCGACAATCTACCGACAAGAAGGATTCTTCCGCGGTCTTTATGGTGGTGTCACCCCCGCTCTCCTTGGTTCCTTCCCGGGAACTGTCATCTTCTTTGGGACATATGAATTTACCAAGCGATGGTTGTTGGATGCAGGGATCAACGCGAATGTGGCATATCTGTCTGGAG GGTTCATTGCGGACTTGGCCGCCTCTGTTGTATATGTTCCCTCGGAGGTATTGAAGACACGGCTGCAACTCCAAGGGCGCTATAACAACCCTTATTTCAATTCTGGATATAATTACCGCTCAACCTCAGACGCGCTGCGAACCATCATTCGACAAGAAGGGTTTTCTGCGCTCTTCTATGGGTACAAGGCTACCATTTTCCGTGATCTACCTTTCTCTGCTCTTCAGTTTGCCTTCTACGAACAGGAACACCGACTCGCCAAAGAATGGGTAGGGTCTCGAGATATCGGTCTTGGGCTAGAGATCTTGACTGCCGTAACGGCTGGTGGCATGGCGGGCGTGATTACTTGCCCAATGGATGTCGTAAAGACTAGAATTCAGACACAGCAGAACCCGGATGCTGTCAAGCCTTCCTCCGCTTCGTCAAAGGGCCCCGTTGAGCACGCTTCTACCAAGGAGACTCTCCGGCAGCACACTTCAAACCAAACTACTTCAAGTCTCCGGACTCGCTCACGGCCGATATCAACCGGAGGAGCCTCTACTTCGGTACGGCCTCCTGGAACGCCTCGCTTGGACACCTCGTCATTCTTCACTGGGTTGAAGGTGATCTACCAGACGGAAGGATTTTCTGGATGGTTTCGCGGGGTTGGCCCACGGGGCGTTTGGACCAGCATACAAAGCGGAACCATGCTGGTCATGTACCAGTATctgctgaagcagctcgaggCATGGCAAACTACTGGGGAGACGGGCCCCCTTTAG
- the fhdA gene encoding putative transcription factor Tos4, translating to MESSPPRSSATASVVGVKRPASLLPAFEPLSSSPSLPRPQKRMARDSHGIVSTYPTPVPTSSTHIMSSSPPRMALSRSASRRTIAQSGSERTPLSTVPTLMLPESGEPILMGRSSASCHHQLSANRMISRVHVKATYKPAPNPFDRDRVEIMCMGWNGVKLLCQGKTYELAKGKTFTSDIKDADIMVDVHDARVLVQWPRNERKDYASTDSEQTWDETTPKGPNQSRRSLQDSPLGERPRLASPVSPSPAVQSLVPPSSPLFTPSRSRNAVVVYEDEASPVRRNLSRDVSSPRAAQESVRLADVLQSSQSSDLSDFSRPDEFSDHDEENDPIIHSFGPFGDNLLPRMASFSADESPLRGPRTSRPLQPTHSPKQPKQPSEEDSSERKSGLTDETYERIQNHAANQLAFSRLSSTPFSTILNNLPPALWKRDDRSKQGPSSEEIRAILESTKCIGKVAREGKDAAGKPLESEYYYIPDFDDDDMRREAVVNDLRKPGLRNCRKQHKQYFWRKPK from the exons ATGGAgtcttctcctccaaggAGCAGTGCCACTGCTTCTGTGGTAGGTGTGAAGCGTCCTGCATCCTTGTTGCCTGCCTTTGAGCCATTGAGCTCGTCTCCCTCCCTTCCTCGGCCACAGAAGCGTATGGCTCGCGATAGCCATGGCATAGTATCGACCTATCCTACTCCTGTCCCGACCTCGTCGACTCATATCATGTCCTCGTCGCCGCCTCGGATGGCATTGTCACGGTCTGCATCGCGTCGTACTATTGCCCAGTCAGGCTCCGAACGTACTCCACTGTCAACCGTCCCAACACTGATGCTTCCTGAGAGTGGAGAGCCTATCTTGATGGGTAGGTCTAGTGCATCTTGTCACCACCAATTGTCTGCCAACCGGATGATATCGAGAGTCCATGTCAAAGCCACCTATAAACCGGCACCTAATCCATTCGATCGTGATAGGGTGGAGATAATGTGCATGGGGTGGAATGGGGTCAAACTTCTCTGCCAAGGGAAGACATATGAGTTGGCCAAAGGGAAGACGTTCACGTCCGATATCAAAGATGCGGACATCATGGTGGATGTTCACGACGCTCGTGTGCTTGTACAATGGCCACGGAATGAAAGGAAGGACTATGCCTCAACGGACTCGGAGCAAACCTGGGATGAGACAACACCAAAGGGTCCCAATCAGTCTCGTAGGAGCCTACAAGACAGTCCCCTTGGCGAACGACCGCGTCTGGCTTCCCCCGTCTCTCCGTCACCTGCGGTGCAGTCACTCGTTCCTCCATCCTCCCCTTTGTTTACTCCTAGCCGCTCGCGAAACGCAGTGGTCGTGTATGAAGATGAGGCATCTCCTGTCCGTCGTAACCTTTCTCGGGATGTTTCATCGCCTCGAGCCGCCCAGGAATCCGTGCGCCTTGCGGATGTTCTCCAAAGCTCACAGTCCAGCGACCTGAGCGATTTTAGCAGACCTGACGAATTCTCGGATcatgacgaggagaacgatCCAATCATTCACTCTTTCGGTCCTTTCGGCGACAACCTCCTTCCCCGCATGGCATCTTTCTCCGCAGATGAATCACCCCTGCGAGGCCCACGCACCTCCCGCCCCCTTCAGCCTACTCATTCTCCCAAACAGCCAAAGCAGCCTTCTGAGGAAGATAGCTCGGAACGCAAGTCAGGACTGACTGACGAGACCTATGAGAGAATCCAGAACCATGCGGCGAATCAACTGGCCTTCTCCCGCCTGTCTTCGACTCCATTCTCGACTATACTGAATAATCTTCCTCCGGCTTTGTGGAAGCGGGATGACCGGTCAAAACAAGGGCCTTCGAGCGAGGAGATTCGCGCTATCCTAGAGTCCACAAAATGTATTGGCAAGGTTGCGCGCGAAGGAAAAGATGCCGCCGGCAAACCACTTGAAAGtgaatactactatatacCTGacttcgacgatgatgacatgcGACGTGAAGCAGTTGTGAATGACCTCAGAAAGCCGGGTCTTCGCAACTGCCGAAAGCAACACAAG CAATACTTCTGGCGTAAGCCAAAATAA
- the sun1 gene encoding SUN family protein UTH1 produces MKFNTVALTLATAGSLVTAQHHHQHRHHQHKREDVVESSATVVQYELDGKPISLKQVCAGLADNTLKFANNDHPTGICDNLSSAAAPASTPEVTSAFAPAQFIELSSVVTSATPTSASSSETVQTPAASSSSASSSSTATGLDADFPDGELDCSTFPSEYGAIPLDYLKLGGWSGIQYVSYAGNFINDIVTAVAGDTCKDGAMCSYACPPGYQKSQWPSTQGATGQSVGGIECRNGKLHLTNPSLSKKLCIPGVGGVHVQNTLGETVAVCRTDYPGTESETIPIGLGGNDLQPLTCPDGETYYKWQGKTTSAQYYVNPKGVTPEKGCQWGDGTQPIGNWAPVNLGVGLNKGKWLSIFQNSPTTSEKLDFNIKIKGDNLSGSCKYENGVFYSETGSSSSGCTVQVMSGDATFVFY; encoded by the exons ATGAAGTTCAATACCGTTGCTCTTACTCTCGCCACAGCGGGTTCCCTGGTGACCGctcaacatcaccaccagcatcgTCACCACCAGCACAAGCGCGAGGACGTGGTCGAATCCAGTGCCACCGTCGTGCAATACGAGCTGGATGGAAAGCCGATTTCTCTCAAGCAGGTGTGCGCCGGTCTGGCTGATAACACACTCAAGTTTGCCAACAACGACCATCCTACCGGCATTTGCGACAACCTGAGCAGCGCCGCTGCTCCTGCCTCCACGCCTGAGGTCACCTCGGCTTTTGCCCCAGCCCAATTTATTGAGCTCTCTTCCGTTGTCACCTCGGCCACCCCGACCTCAGCTTCAAGCTCAGAGACGGTCCAGACCCCTGCCGcctccagcagctctgcttccagctcttccactgCGACCGGTCTGGATGCCGACTTCCCTGATGGAGAACTTGACTGCTCTACCTTCCCATCCGAGTACGGCGCTATTCCCCTCGACTACCTCAAACTCGGCGGATGGTCTGGTATTCAGTATGTCTCCTACGCCGGCAACTTTATCAACGATATCGTGACGGCCGTCGCTGGTGATACCTGCAAAGATGGTGCCATGTGTTCGTATGCTTGCCCGCCTGGTTATCAGAAGTCTCAATGGCCTAGTACCCAAGGCGCCACTGGCCAGTCTGTTGGTGGTATTGAGTGCCGTAACGGAAAACTCCACCTTACCAATCCTTCTCTCTCGAAGAAGCTCTGCATTCCGGGTGTTGGAGGTGTCCACGTTCAGAACACTCTGGGCGAAACTGTGGCTGTTTGCCGTACTGACTATCCTG GCACGGAATCCGAGACCATTCCCATCGGCCTTGGTGGCAATGACCTCCAGCCCTTGACCTGCCCCGACGGCGAAACCTACTACAAGTGGCAGGGCAAGACAACTTCTGCCCAGTATTACGTCAACCCTAAAGGCGTTACCCCTGAGAAAGGTTGCCAGTGGGGCGATGGCACTCAGCCTATCGGTAACTGGGCTCCCGTCAACCTTGGTGTCGGCCTGAACAAGGGCAAATGGctctccatcttccagaacagCCCCACAACTTCCGAAAAGCTTGACTTTAACATTAAGATTAAAGGTGATAACCTCAGCGGCTCCTGCAAGTACGAAAATGGTGTCTTCTACTCCGAGACCGGTAGCAGCAGCTCTGGATGCACT GTCCAAGTCATGTCTGGCGATGCCACCTTTGTCTTCTACTAG
- a CDS encoding regulator of nonsense transcripts 2: protein MERQRKRELRDLNERAWAGESDLFPVSSSLDSSLKKNTAFIKRLRTGINASVLQTFLTDIRTLSLHKYLSEIISACYEGLCKLKSPGEIAAGVEVTSALHQRFGPDEFTRQIGWLLGRGLSTPDKSQLRTLSQELREREEKERLSRHRVLLRVVTELWLVGVLRTLDDIERPDDLGAKGKDGVVSIGGKATDAVSKPRTTPSAAKEQDKEAEPFPLEVLKDLLGHDREHANLPLAVLFAKSFSWDILGANMVDENRKTVDVDGTTTSVAPPETVSGGDDATAPENEPPLVSEKTQLRFKSILSRYLEDVKAHVVRDQRALAAQSRRNAEAYVKSGEIFEDRQANFDKQSKSLEKLVANTQVLCEVLGVEMPVLAEQEAADSASSGGIGLVKTSEYLRGQGEGPGIWEDEEERRFYENLVDLKGKVPPVLLEDGKKKKSDSDDAAKKRTDGEATPDSSVEKPENASQTPTSEEKSAAEAEDQSTAIASKTVGAQVDALLARLPELQTKDQVDQLALEFCFLNSKASRNRLIKAVSDVPKGRVDLLPLYSRLVATLGQYLQDIPQGLITYLDEEFRSLQRRKSKEFLGQVRMTNIRYFAELTKFGVVPEHIIFHCFKVSLDDFSRMNIEIIGHLLENCGRYLLRNPETSPRMASFLEKLGRKKAVQHLGQQERMIIENAMYYVDPPPRPAIQQKERTPMESYIRKLIYLDMNKRNYTKVLKSIRKLHWEEQDVVDIMERVFSKPVKVKYGNIHLLAILVSALYRYHQDFVISVVDNILEQITLGLEQNDFKFNQKRVAEVKYLGELYNYKMIDSPVVFDTLYRIVTFGYEGGTPIPGKLNPLDLPDDFFRIRLVCTLLDTCGHCFDRGSAKKKLDFFLIFFQYYYLTKDPLPMDVEFLIQDTFAMARPQWKLMTDLQEATRLFSEAVAQNYKTSDSERPVEPDEDDAESSSSDDGLEDDAIPEAEEEQESSDEAEVSGPNAEQDTDSESEDEQIFVTRQEEERDPEVEAEFDREFEKMMAESMESRRFERKAVFDIPLPMRRAGREASAGDGVTEAPPERTNTMAFSLMTKKGNKQQTRTIDLPSDSSFAIAMKSQQQADREEQQRIKNLVLNYEMNNEAENNTEVLEKRTSPKLDKPGSNRTAFRSRKLQLSDVNW from the exons ATGGAACGTCAGAGAAAGC GGGAGCTCCGCGACCTGAATGAACGAGCCTGGGCTGGAGAGAGTG ATCTCTTTCCAGTTAGCAGTTCACTTGATTCgtcgttgaagaagaatacGGCCTTTATCAAGCGTCTCCGAACAGGAATCAATGCTTCAGTCTTGCAAACCTTCTTGACCGATATCCGCACTTTGTCGCTCCACAAGTACCTTTCCGAGATTATCTCCGCATGCTATGAGGGTCTCTGCAAACTTAAGTCTCCCGGGGAGATTGCCGCGGGCGTAGAAGTCACAAGCGCATTGCATCAGCGATTCGGACCGGACGAGTTTACGAGGCAGATTGGTTGGCTGCTAGGTCGCGGCCTCAGCACACCTGACAAGTCGCAGCTCAGAACCCTCAGCCAGGAGTTGCGCGAGcgcgaagagaaagagagactTTCCAGGCATCGGGTGCTGCTTAGAGTGGTCACGGAGCTATGGCTTGTTGGAGTTCTGAGAACCCTCGATGATATCGAGAGACCAGATGACCTGGGCgccaagggcaaggatgGTGTGGTCAGTATCGGTGGAAAGGCGACAGACGCCGTGTCTAAGCCTAGGACGACGCCGTCTGCAGCCAAAGAACAAGACAAAGAAGCCGAGCCGTTCCCCCTTGAGGTCTTGAAAGATCTTCTTGGTCACGATCGCGAGCATGCTAATCTGCCACTTGCCGTGTTATTTGCCAAGAGCTTTAGTTGGGATATTCTAGGAGCGAATATGGTCGACGAAAACCGGAAGACGGTTGATGTAGATGGGACCACGACCTCTGTTGCTCCCCCAGAGACAGTGAGTGGCGGAGACGATGCGACGGCCCCGGAGAATGAACCACCGCTTGTGTCGGAGAAAACGCAGCTTCGCTTCAAAAGTATTCTGAGCCGGTATTTGGAAGATGTCAAGGCGCACGTTGTTCGCGACCAGAGAGCATTGGCAGCACAGAGCCGTCGAAATGCGGAAGCCTACGTCAAGAGTGGTGAGATATTTGAGGATCGTCAGGCGAATTTTGACAAGCAGAGCAAGTCATTGGAGAAACTGGTTGCGAACACTCAGGTATTGTGCGAGGTTCTAGGAGTGGAAATGCCCGTCTTGGCTGAGCAGGAAGCAGCTGATTCTGCTTCGAGTGGCGGAATCGGGCTTGTGAAGACTTCGGAATACCTACGTGGCCAGGGCGAAGGCCCCGGTATTtgggaggatgaagaggaacgGCGTTTCTATGAAAACTTGGTTGATCTCAAAGGCAAGGTACCGCCGGTTCTGCTTGAAGATGGTAAGAAGAAAAAGTCCGACTCCGACGATGCTGCAAAGAAGAGGACAGACGGCGAAGCTACCCCCGATTCGAGTGTAGAGAAGCCTGAGAACGCAAGCCAAACTCCAACATCCGAAGAGAAGTCTGCTGCGGAGGCGGAAGATCAGTCTACCGCTATCGCCAGCAAGACCGTGGGAGCTCAGGTAGATGCTCTCTTGGCTAGGCTCCCCGAACTTCAAACGAAAGACCAAGTTGATCAGCTGGCACTCGAGTTCTGCTTTCTTAACTCCAAGGCGTCGAGGAATAGGCTCATCAAGGCTGTGTCAGATGTCCCAAAGGGTCGAGTCGATCTTTTGCCATTGTATTCGCGACTGGTTGCAACCCTCGGACAGTATCTCCAGGATATACCTCAAGGTTTAATAACTTACCTTGACGAAGAGTTCCGCAGTCTTCAACGTCGGAAATCCAAAGAATTCCTCGGCCAGGTTCGGATGACCAATATCCGTTATTTCGCAGAGTTGACCAAATTCGGTGTCGTTCCGGAGCATATCATCTTTCACTGCTTCAAGGTTTCCCTCGATGACTTTTCGCGCATGAACATTGAGATTATTGGCCATCTGCTCGAAAACTGCGGACGCTACCTACTTCGGAATCCAGAAACATCCCCGCGGATGGCTTCCTTCTTGGAGAAGCTCggcaggaagaaggcagtCCAACATCTGGGTCAGCAAGAAAGAATGATCATCGAGAACGCAATGTACTATGTCGACCCGCCGCCGCGACCTGCTATTCAACAAAAGGAGCGCACGCCTATGGAGTCCTACATCCGCAAGCTGATTTACCTAGACATGAACAAGCGTAATTACACCAAGGTTTTGAAGTCAATTCGAAAACTCCACTGGGAAGAGCAAGAT GTGGTCGATATTATGGAGCGTGTCTTTAGTAAGCCGGTCAAGGTCAAATACGGCAATATCCACCTTCTCGCTATTCTTGTCAGTGCACTTTACAGGTATCACCAGGACTTCGTGATTAGTGTTGTAGACAACATCCTCGAGCAGATCACACTGGGACTCGAACAGAACGATTTCAAGTTCAACCAGAAGCGTGTGGCTGAAGTCAAATACCTCGGGGAGTTGTACAACTATAAAATGATCGACTCACCCGTAGTCTTTGATACGTTGTACCGGATTGTCACTTTTGGCTACG AGGGTGGCACTCCGATTCCTGGAAAGCTCAACCCACTAGATCTACCAGACGATTTCTTCCGGATTCGCCTAGTCTGCACTCTGCTGGACACCTGTGGTCATTGTTTTGATCGTGGGTCTGCTAAAAAGAAGTTGgatttcttcttgatcttcttccag TACTATTATCTTACAAAGGATCCTTTGCCTATGGACGTCGAATTCTTGATCCAGGACACCTTCGCTATGGCTCGTCCTCAATGGAAGTTGATGACTGATTTGCAGGAGGCCACGCGGCTGTTCAGTGAGGCAGTCGCTCAGAACTACAAGACTTCGGATTCTGAGCGTCCTGTGGAGccggatgaggatgatgcagaaAGCAGCTCGTCTGATGACGGTCTCGAGGATGACGCGATTCCcgaggctgaagaagaacaggagtCGAGCGATGAAGCTGAA GTCTCTGGCCCCAATGCCGAGCAAGATACTGACAGTGAATCCGAGGACGAGCAGATCTTTGTTACTCgtcaggaggaggagcgtgaTCCTGAGGTCGAGGCAGAATTTGACCGCGAGTTTGAGAAAATGATGGCAGAGAGTATGGAGTCCAGACGATTCGAACGTAAGGCTGTGTTTGATATTCCTCTCCCCATGAGGCGCGCTGGCCGGGAGGCTTCGGCGGGTGATGGAGTGACCGAAGCGCCTCCCGAGCGAACCAATACAATGGCCTTCTCTTTGATGACAAAGAAAGGAAATAAGCAGCAG ACTCGTACAATTGATCTCCCATCTGACTCTAGCTTTGCAATCGCCATGAAGAGTCAGCAGCAAGCGGATCGTGAAGAACAGCAACGCATCAAGAACTTGGTGCTCAATTATGAAATGAATAACGAGGCTGAAAACAATACTGAAG TGCTTGAAAAGCGTACCTCTCCGAAGCTCGACAAGCCTGGCTCGAACCGCACAGCTTTCCGATCTAGAAAGCTCCAGCTCAGCGATGTCAATTGGTAG
- the mia40 gene encoding coiled-coil-helix-coiled-coil-helix domain-containing protein, with product MFRPATRILLRAPGVAARGPVSRRLISTAPPDAKSRSWKSTIVRLGLAAGAVYYYNTSSVFAEQPSLSFLSKQSTPDSSDETQLPTIDSIKPRIREERQAESKAVSQPDAQPTQHEALSASEAALKSPQELEDEAGQEAAFNPETGEINWDCPCLGGMAHGPCGEEFKAAFSCFVYSTEEPKGMDCIDKFKGMQECFRRYPDVYGAELEDDDEADAAAATAAGVSEPSEQPASPTVSAPTAEIDASSDSEGKEGRAKDVHAQVKSEVAEKAEQAESDDLVPKAWHDTEGTKAQQTEK from the exons ATGTTCCGTCCCGCGACCAGAATTCTCCTCCGCGCCCCAGGTGTCGCAGCCCGTGGCCCTGTAAGCAGACGATTGATAAGCACCGCTCCTCCAGACGCCAAGtcgaggagttggaagagCACCATTGTCCGTCTGGGGTTGGCCGCTGGAGCTGTATACTACTACAACACGAGTAGTGTCTTTGCCGAACAGCCGTCAT TATCCTTCCTCTCCAAGCAGAGCACACCGGATTCTTCCGATGAAACCCAGCTCCCAACCATCGACTCCATTAAGCCCAGAATCCGcgaagaaagacaagcaGAATCGAAGGCCGTCTCGCAACCGGATGCGCAGCCCACACAGCACGAGGCCCTATCTGCCTCAGAAGCCGCTCTGAAGTCGCCCCAAGAACTTGAAGACGAAGCTGGCCAGGAAGCCGCCTTCAACCCCGAGACTGGCGAGATCAACTGGGACTGCCCATGCCTGGGCGGCATGGCTCACGGTCCTTGCGGCGAGGAGTTCAAGGCTGCGTTCAGCTGCTTTGTGTACTCCACGGAAGAACCCAAGGGCATGGACTGCATTGACAAGTTCAA GGGCATGCAAGAGTGCTTCCGGAGGTACCCCGATGTCTACGGTGCCGAGctcgaagatgacgacgaggcCGACGCCGCAGCTGCCACCGCAGCCGGCGTCTCAGAACCCAGCGAACAGCCTGCTTCCCCTACCGTCAGCGCCCCCACCGCCGAGATAGATGCCTCCTCTGACTCCGAAGGAAAGGAGGGCCGCGCCAAAGACGTTCACGCCCAGGTGAAGTCGGAGGTTGCCGAGAAGGCCGAACAGGCTGAGAGCGACGACCTCGTTCCCAAGGCCTGGCACGACACCGAAGGCACCAAGGCGCAGCAGACAGAGAAATGA
- a CDS encoding thiamine diphosphokinase produces MPVRDITTVKSSSYRAFSPLISATRHRLSSIPLRRPNLPGNPTHQAIMSTEWDPTQFFCDSSQPIAPFALLVLNQPINERAFAVLKKHACFTICADGGANRFYDMMHKQGRESQELPNLIIGDLDSIRPSVRSHYEGLGVSVIKDPDQYSTDFTKCLKYLRAHAAEIITKRVISTQSRSARLEILIMGGLGGRVDQALSQIHHLYMMTREVAGESAAGDLYLISEESITFLLQSGRHTIRTPRTNRPGVCPEQGEDEYYLLEENVGIIPLSGPARITTRGFQWDVEDWLTEIGGQLSTSNHIRADEVMVETGVPVLFTLELAERFKRMR; encoded by the exons ATGCCAGTGCGTGACATCACCACAGTAAAATCATCATCGTATCGCGCTTTCAGCCCGCTCATCAGTGCAACCAGACACAGACTGAGCTCAATTCCTCTCAGGCGACCGAATCTTCCTGGAAATCCAACTCATCAAGCGATAATGTCAACGGAGTGGGACCCTACTCAATTCTTCTGCGACTCCAGCCAACCCATTGCTCCATTTGCGCTGCTTGTCCTCAACCAGCCAATCAACGAAAGAGCTTTTGCAGTCCTGAAGAAACATG CATGCTTCACTATCTGTGCTGACGGCGGCGCAAACCGCTTCTACGACATGATGCACAAGCAGGGGAGGGAATCTCAAGAG CTACCGAATCTCATCATCGGCGATCTGGACTCCATCCGCCCCTCCGTGCGCTCGCATTACGAGGGGCTAGGCGTCTCCGTCATTAAGGACCCGGATCAATACTCAACGGATTTCACCAAGTGTCTCAAGTACCTCCGCGCGCACGCAGCTgagatcatcaccaagcGCGTGATTTCAACGCAGTCGCGGTCTGCGCGGCTGGAGATTCTCATCATGGGTGGCCTGGGCGGGAGAGTCGACCAAGCGTTATCGCAGATCCATCATCTGTATATGATGACGCGGGAAGTAGCTGGTGAGTCGGCGGCGGGGGATCTGTACCTAATCTCCGAGGAGAGTATCACATTTCTTCTACAGTCGGGACGGCACACTATTCGCACGCCAAGAACGAACAGGCCTGGTGTGTGTCCTGAGCAGGGCGAGGATGAATATTACCTTCTGGAGGAAAATGTTGGGATAATTCCTCTATCTGGACCGGCGAGGATCACGACACGCGGATTCCAGTGGGATGTGGAGGACTGGTTGACTGAGATTGGAGGCCAACTTAGTACCAGTAATCATATTCGAGCCGATgaggtgatggtggagaCGGGGGTCCCTGTTCTATTTACGTTGGAGCTGGCGGAAAGGTTTAAGAGGATGCGGTGA